Proteins from a single region of Mucilaginibacter daejeonensis:
- a CDS encoding head maturation protease, ClpP-related, with protein sequence MPYNIYLYDTEHDGIGSGSLSSAYLQQQLVQAAGQDVELHISSAGGSAFDAIAIYDLLKRYPGQVITYIDALAASAASIVAMGGHQIVMSKYALLMIHKPMAGNGGNADQLLKDVQMLNTVQERLAQIYTDRTGLDEVTINSLINAVTWMTADQALSLGFIDRIEDHQAMVTNGDLLKKCTNTAPAVYQRCINKLLMDHNRSSKKPMNMQNNDLIERTTSVLDKMMNFFKKVMNKQTVTDKGALHHTGELDRDTEVYQDEELTTPAVDDVYTTSDGKQLTVEKGKVKKVDADAAESDDEQADEQEVSSKTKKAPREVQNQIATLKAKIHAQNNLLAEARTALQNAQDRLQRTRTEVKNEIRSTFVPEGSKRSHKAQAESQAFFAPQSTVAKNAVKQAISNK encoded by the coding sequence ATGCCTTACAACATCTATCTATATGATACCGAACATGATGGTATCGGTTCGGGCAGCCTGTCATCTGCTTATCTGCAGCAACAACTGGTACAGGCTGCCGGTCAGGATGTGGAACTGCACATCAGCTCGGCCGGGGGCTCAGCTTTTGATGCCATAGCCATTTACGATCTTCTGAAAAGATATCCGGGCCAGGTGATCACCTACATCGACGCATTGGCTGCCTCAGCTGCTTCCATCGTAGCCATGGGTGGCCACCAGATCGTAATGAGCAAGTATGCCTTACTCATGATCCACAAGCCAATGGCCGGGAATGGCGGTAACGCTGATCAATTGCTTAAGGATGTACAAATGCTCAACACCGTTCAGGAACGTTTGGCACAGATCTACACCGACCGCACCGGCCTTGACGAGGTGACCATCAACAGCCTGATCAATGCCGTGACCTGGATGACCGCCGATCAGGCCCTTTCGCTGGGCTTTATTGACCGGATCGAGGACCACCAAGCCATGGTGACCAACGGCGACCTGCTGAAGAAGTGCACCAACACTGCCCCTGCCGTATACCAACGCTGCATCAACAAACTATTAATGGACCATAACAGATCATCAAAAAAACCAATGAACATGCAAAACAACGACCTCATCGAGCGTACAACATCCGTACTGGATAAGATGATGAATTTTTTCAAAAAGGTAATGAACAAACAGACCGTGACCGATAAAGGTGCCCTGCATCACACCGGCGAGCTGGACCGTGACACTGAGGTTTACCAGGATGAAGAACTCACCACACCAGCGGTGGATGATGTTTACACTACCTCCGATGGTAAACAGCTCACCGTTGAAAAAGGCAAAGTAAAGAAAGTTGATGCAGATGCTGCAGAGTCAGATGATGAGCAGGCAGACGAGCAGGAAGTAAGTTCAAAGACCAAAAAAGCGCCACGCGAGGTACAGAACCAGATCGCGACTTTAAAGGCCAAGATACATGCTCAGAACAATTTGCTTGCGGAGGCCCGAACTGCGCTGCAAAATGCTCAAGACCGTTTGCAACGTACCCGCACCGAGGTCAAGAATGAGATCCGTTCGACCTTCGTTCCTGAGGGATCCAAACGCAGCCATAAAGCACAGGCCGAATCACAAGCCTTTTTTGCCCCGCAAAGTACAGTTGCTAAAAATGCGGTAAAGCAGGCCATCTCCAACAAATAA
- a CDS encoding DUF6712 family protein encodes MSENITSTPPASTSLMLTPSLLQQFEDISINVKPERLQVYIKKAQELDLKPFLGYPLYYQLIKYFDTDGAMTADAPQVYKKLFNGCEYTDSYGYSLVYEGLIPTLAYFTFARFIEGNGVHYTATGPVIKQYDNAQAVNTQDVIRLVQQQRSIANAHANEVEKFLQEKQVDYPLWRYNERNKSARQSGPRIRAVDRTEFNGPTGIAEIDNYLPFDNLY; translated from the coding sequence ATGTCTGAAAATATAACCTCCACACCTCCGGCCAGCACCTCGTTAATGCTTACTCCTTCCCTTTTACAGCAATTTGAAGATATCTCGATCAACGTAAAACCTGAACGCCTGCAGGTATACATTAAAAAAGCTCAGGAGCTGGACCTCAAGCCCTTTTTAGGCTACCCGCTTTACTACCAGTTGATCAAATATTTCGATACAGATGGAGCGATGACAGCCGACGCTCCTCAAGTTTATAAAAAGCTATTCAACGGCTGTGAGTATACCGACAGCTACGGTTACAGCTTAGTATACGAGGGACTGATACCCACATTGGCATATTTCACCTTTGCACGTTTCATTGAAGGCAATGGTGTTCATTACACAGCGACCGGTCCGGTGATCAAGCAATATGACAATGCCCAAGCCGTGAATACGCAAGACGTGATCAGGTTGGTGCAGCAGCAGCGCAGTATCGCCAATGCTCATGCTAACGAAGTAGAAAAGTTCTTACAGGAAAAGCAGGTCGACTACCCATTATGGCGTTACAATGAGCGCAATAAAAGTGCCCGCCAATCAGGGCCACGGATACGAGCTGTGGATCGTACCGAATTTAATGGGCCTACCGGCATCGCAGAGATCGACAACTATTTACCCTTTGACAATTTATATTAA